In Elusimicrobiota bacterium, the genomic stretch TACGCATCCACGACGAAAACCGGGCGGCCCAGGGCATAGAGCATAATGGAATCCGCGGTTTCCGGCCCAATGCCCCATAAAGCCAGCAGCCGGCTGCGCAGCCAATCCATGGGCTTATTTTTTAATGATGTCAGGTCATCGCCGGTTTCTTGGCCGACGAAGCGGGCCAGAATTTTGAGTTTGCGGGTTTTTTGAGTGAAATACCCGCTTGAGCGGATGAGGGCCGCGAGCTCCGCGCCGCGGGCGGCGCGAATTTTTTGAGGGCTGACGAAGTTGCGTCTGTTCATGGCGTCTAAGACTTTTTCGACATTGGACCAGGCCGTATTCTGGGTCAAAATCGCCCCAACCGCGATTTCAAACGCTTGTTTAGGGTTGATGCCGGGGAAGCGTCCGGGATGATATCGGGGGGCCGTCGAGTTGTTCGGCGTCACCGGCCACCAGCCTTGCGGCCCAAAACGTCGCAGCAACATAGTGTAGATTCGGCGGGGGCGGATGGGTTCAGCCAAACAGCGCAACGCTTGTTGTTCGGTGGGCCTTGGCGCGCCGGATGTAATTTTTGGCGCCGTTGCGGATGGCTGTTTTTTCTTTAGGGCCTGTTTTGCGGAGGATTTTTGCCGGGACGCCTAAAATCAGGCTTCGAGGCGCGATGTTCGCGCCGTCTAAAATCAAAGCGCCCGCGCCGATCAGGGACCAGGATCCGATGCGCGCAGCCATGACAATGGCGCCCATGCCCACCAGCACATGGTCCGCGATACGGCTGCCGTGAATCAGCGCCCGGTGCCCGACCGTAATATGTTTGCCCAGGATCGAAGGCGCGCCCGGATCGCAATGAATGACGGTGCCGTCTTGAACATTGGTTCCTTCCCCGATAATAATGCGATCCGTATCCGCCCTCAATACGCAGCCGGGCCAAATCGAGGCGCGGGCTTTGATTTGGACATCGCCGATGATTTCAGCCGAGGGATGAATGAAGGCGCTGGGATGAACGCTGGGTTTTTTGCCGTTGAAGCTACGCAGCACAGAGCGTTTGCTGTTGGGAATCCGAAGCTTGAGATTTTAAATCCGATATTTTTTTCAGGGTGGACCATTTATGTCGGACATGCGGGGCGATGGCTTCCCAGCCGCCGTTGACATTGGCGATGAACGCCCTGGTTTTTGGGTCCGAAGGGTAGCCGCTGCCGAAATCGCCCAGGGTTTGGCGCAGCCGCGCGAT encodes the following:
- a CDS encoding gamma carbonic anhydrase family protein, which produces MLRSFNGKKPSVHPSAFIHPSAEIIGDVQIKARASIWPGCVLRADTDRIIIGEGTNVQDGTVIHCDPGAPSILGKHITVGHRALIHGSRIADHVLVGMGAIVMAARIGSWSLIGAGALILDGANIAPRSLILGVPAKILRKTGPKEKTAIRNGAKNYIRRAKAHRTTSVALFG